ATGAAAAAAATGAAAAATTTCTGTTGACAAATTGAAATAATTATGGTATATTAATGATACGATAATAAAAATAATCAAATAAAGGAGTGTGAAAAAATTATGATGAAAAAAATTTTAGGATTAATGGGGATAGGAATTTATTTAGGAGTTGCTATACCATCTTTTGCATTAGACTTAGAATGGAAAACTAAGGCACCGATGCTTAACGGACGATATGGTTTATCTGCCGCTACTCTTAATGGTAAGATTTATGCGATTGGGGGAGATGGAGGTCTAAATGTTGTTGAGGAATTTGACCCAAGTATAGGACCAAATGGCACCTGGTCGACTAAAGCACCTATGCCTACGGGACGATATTTTTTAGCAGCGGCTACACTTAATGGTAAGATATATGCTATGTAATTTTGAAATGAAAAATGTAAAATTAAAAAGTGTTAGAGATGCATCCAAAGGAACAGAAAATGGATGCATTTTTTTTGTTTGCAATTAAGTTGAAATTATGGTATGATTCTTATGAGGTAATTCAATGGGTAAAAGGAAAAAGAAGTTAAAAGAAGAAAGTAAACATAAACAGAAGAGACAGGAATTTTCTTTTAATCTGCCAAAGTTTCTCTTGCCAAAAGATGAGGTGATTGTAGAAAGGCCTTTTTGTAAAGCAGATTTGTTGGCTATTGCAGGACTGTTAGTTTTAGTATTTATCTTCTTTTTTAAAGCGGCTACTTTACAAGGGGTGTTTATTACTGGAGACCTATCAAGAAGTGATATTTGGAGTATAAATTACCCTTTTAGACACTTTTTAGGTGAATGTTTAAAAAAAGGAATACCACCTTTATGGACACCGGATATTTATTGTGGCTTTCCGATATTTGCAGAAGGAGAGATGGGGGGATATTATCCTTTAAATGTTATCTTATTTTACTTCCTGCCTACCTATATAGCCTATAATTACAGTATTATACTTAACTTCTTTTTAACCAGCCTTTTTATGTTTTTCTATGCTCGATCTATCAATCTAAGTCCATTTGCTTCTTTTATAGCAAGTTTTTCCTTTTCTTTTGGTGGATTCTTTGTTACCCACCTAAAACATACTAATATGATAAATGCCGCCTGTTGGTTACCTTTAATGTTTTTCTTTGTGGAAAGATTCTTTAAAAAAGGCAATTTTATCTATCCTATCTTATGTGGATTAGTATTTGGTATTCAAATATTAGCCGGGCATTTCCAGATAGCCTATTATTCTATACTTGGAATATCTATGTATTTTATCTTTAGGCTTGGTTCAAAATTATTTCCTTTTTTGATAGATAAAAAGAGATTTAAAAATGTAAGCTTTAAAAAGTTAGTCATACAATTTTCGGTAGCTCTATTAGTAATATACATAATTGGTGTGAGTTTATCTGCGGTGCAGATATTACCTACAAAAGAACTGACTGAACTTAGTTATCGTGCAGAGGGAATAAGTTTTAAGTCAGCTACTATGTATCCATATCATCCAAAAAACCTAATCACATTTATATTCCCTTACTGGTTTGGGGATTATGCAAATGCAACATATCCTGAGAAGATTGAGAGAGAAGAGGTAGTATTTTGGGAAAATTGTGGTTATGTAGGAGTAATTACATTATCTTTGGCTTTTTTAGGGCTGATTATGTTTTTTTTAAGAAGAGGTGAGATAAGATTTTTTACTTTACTTCTTATTTTTTCTATCCTTATTGTCTTTGGAAAGTATAGTCCAGTGTATGAATTTATATGGAATTCTTTACCGGGCATGAAATTCTTTCGATTTCATAATAGGTTCTTATTATTTGTAAGTTTTAGTCTATGTATATTGGCTGGGTTTGGGATAAAGTTTCTCCTATCAAAGATAAAAAAAGGGGCAGCCACACAAAGATTTCTTAAGATAATTATATGTTTAGTGGTAATCTTTGACTTATTTAAATTTGGAATACATCATAATCCTATTATATCTCCTAATATCTGGTTAGCAAAACCAAAGACAGTTGAATTTTTACAAAGAGATAAAACCTTTTATCGAATACATAATTTTGGTGCTGATTCATCTTGGTGGATGATTTATTTATTATCTAAAGGATGGAAAGATAATTTAAATCTATATGTCAATCATCGAGAGGTATTACAACCAAGTTTTAATATGGTATTTCGTATTTCAAGTGTAGAAGGATGTCCAGAGTTTACTCCAAAAAGGCTTAATAAAATCTTTTATTTCTTTTATAACGAAGAAAATGTGAATACCTACGCTCGAAAACAAGGAAAGTATAAGGATATTGTAAGATTTGCATTACCTAAACCGCAATTTACTAAGTTATTAAGTATTCTAAATGTAAAATATATCCTTACATTTTGGGAGATGAAAAGCCCTGCACTTAAGGAATTATTTAATATCGATTTTAAGAAGGAGATGATACCTGTAAGGGTTTATGAGAATAAAGAGTTTGTGCCAAGAGTTTATGTAGTCCCTAATGCAAAGGTAATTAAAACTGAGGGAGGAGTCGAAGCAGAGATTATTAGTTCTCAATTTAATCCCAATGAATATATAATTGTGGAAGAAGATATAAATTTTAATGGTTCTGAATCTATAGAAGGTTCTAAAGTAGAAATAACTAAATATTCACCACTTGAAGTAGTTATAGAGGCTAATATGACTAATTCTGGCTTCTTAGTCTTAGCAGATACATATTATCCTGGTTGGAAGGTATTTGTAGATGGTAAAGAGGATAGAATCTATCAAGCAAATTATATTCAACGAGCAGTACTACTTGAAAAAGGAAAACATAATGTTAGATTTATCTATGACCCGATATCATTTAAAATAGGTGCATTAATCACTCTTGTTACTATATCCTTAATTCTTATTTTGCTCATAATTGCTATTAGAAAAATTAAGCAAAATTAAAAATTTAAAATTTTTTGATTGACAAATTTAGATGATTATGATATATTTATCATAAATCTTAAAAAAGGAGTGATGAAGTAAAATGAAGAATAAAATTTTAGGGATTATTGCGGTAACTATTTATTTAGCAGCTACTACACAAGTCTTAGCCCTTGACCTTGAATGGAAAACTAAAGCTCCTATGCCTACTGCACGGGATAGTTTAGCAGCAGCAGTACTTAATGGTAAGATATATGCTATTGGGGGACAAGAAGGAGAAGGAGGTAAGAAATTAAATGTAGTAGAGGAATTTGACCCAAGTATAGGTCCTAATGGTACCTGGACGACTAAAGCACCTATGCCTACGGGACGATATTTTT
This is a stretch of genomic DNA from bacterium. It encodes these proteins:
- a CDS encoding kelch repeat-containing protein, whose translation is MKNKILGIIAVTIYLAATTQVLALDLEWKTKAPMPTARDSLAAAVLNGKIYAIGGQEGEGGKKLNVVEEFDPSIGPNGTWTTKAPMPTGRYFLAAATLNGKIYAM
- a CDS encoding YfhO family protein; translation: MGKRKKKLKEESKHKQKRQEFSFNLPKFLLPKDEVIVERPFCKADLLAIAGLLVLVFIFFFKAATLQGVFITGDLSRSDIWSINYPFRHFLGECLKKGIPPLWTPDIYCGFPIFAEGEMGGYYPLNVILFYFLPTYIAYNYSIILNFFLTSLFMFFYARSINLSPFASFIASFSFSFGGFFVTHLKHTNMINAACWLPLMFFFVERFFKKGNFIYPILCGLVFGIQILAGHFQIAYYSILGISMYFIFRLGSKLFPFLIDKKRFKNVSFKKLVIQFSVALLVIYIIGVSLSAVQILPTKELTELSYRAEGISFKSATMYPYHPKNLITFIFPYWFGDYANATYPEKIEREEVVFWENCGYVGVITLSLAFLGLIMFFLRRGEIRFFTLLLIFSILIVFGKYSPVYEFIWNSLPGMKFFRFHNRFLLFVSFSLCILAGFGIKFLLSKIKKGAATQRFLKIIICLVVIFDLFKFGIHHNPIISPNIWLAKPKTVEFLQRDKTFYRIHNFGADSSWWMIYLLSKGWKDNLNLYVNHREVLQPSFNMVFRISSVEGCPEFTPKRLNKIFYFFYNEENVNTYARKQGKYKDIVRFALPKPQFTKLLSILNVKYILTFWEMKSPALKELFNIDFKKEMIPVRVYENKEFVPRVYVVPNAKVIKTEGGVEAEIISSQFNPNEYIIVEEDINFNGSESIEGSKVEITKYSPLEVVIEANMTNSGFLVLADTYYPGWKVFVDGKEDRIYQANYIQRAVLLEKGKHNVRFIYDPISFKIGALITLVTISLILILLIIAIRKIKQN